TTGTGGTGTTGCAACTCTCATTATAGGCTAGGGATAGGTCCCTCGCGTATGGTGGTGCGACAAAGTGGGTTGGACACCTCTAAAGTGAGTATATAGTGATTTTCTGTCAAGTGATTGCGCTTGTAATCTAAAATATGATTACATTTCAGATAATAATAACTATCATATaatgttgtcaaaaaaaaaaaaaaaaataactatcatataacTGTCCTTATATTACTGTCATGACTGGTACTTTGTTTTTATGTTAAGTGGTATCAAAATTAACATACGGACTACGGAGTATACTAGTAAAATATAGAAGGCATAAATAACACGGACACACACCAGTACTATATGTTCCGTGCTTCGTAAGTCGTAACTTATGCatcaaaattgtttttcttaaaaataagagAAAGTAGTTTTTTTAGTTACAAGgctaaagaaaaagaaaacaaaaaagaaaagtatttCCTAAAGAAAGTTCCGATCAATCCTCAAGGAAATCTAACAGAAAGTATGCGTGAAGCAAATATTACCGTATTGAAGAAGTTCGTCCTTGACTTCTTGGATAAAGTGGCGGAAATTAGGGGTTGGGAGAAAGTAGTTTAGATTgctttaataattttttggtgTAAAATATTACCAAATAGTACCTATAATAGATTAATAGTTTACCTAATTTTTTCCTGGTAGTTTCtaagaaaatgttaacatgaccctaatttctatatttattctAAGTCTAGTCAACAATGGCAACTTGaaagtaaacaaaaaattgaaaaacaatggCAAGTGGAAGTCTTGAACAAGGAACCTGTTTCCATTGCCCCACACACACACTTATTTATATGTAAATTGAAGTTTTGGTGAAATGAAGCTTTCGCATGTCTCAGCACTTATTTAGTTGCAGTGATAATATTATTGAGGTGCGATTTCAAGGTGCGACGAATTTGGGGGACATGTATATTCCCAGCACCGATGATAAGGTTAAGCAACAAATTATGGATGCACTGAGAGTAAGAGATCAAGGAGAAAATATAATTGGATTATGTGGGTCAGTTAAAAGAGTCAAGCATTTTGCAAAAACAGCTATAAGAAGAGCCGAGAGAGATCAATTGTTCCAAGAGATTATCACAACAAATGTGACAAAGAAGCCGGATATTACTAAGATTCAGGCACAAATTGGTAAGGCAATAGGTCTGAATTTTGATGATAAAGGTGTTGTAGTTAAATCAACTTGGTGGAAATTTGGTAATAACAAAAGGATAACAACTGCAGAAAGAGCTGCTCTTTTGTGTGCTAAGATGAAAGAGTTGCAGACAGTCCTAGTTGTACTGAATGATGTTCATGGTAGACTTGATTTAGGTGAGATTGGTATCCCCTTTGGTGAAGATCACAATGGTTGCAAGATATTGGTGACATCAACAAGTGTAGAGGTTTTATCCAAAAAAATGAAGGTTCATAAATTGATTGAGATATCAGAGACATGACGAGATTCTCTTCCTAATAGAGTGTTCGAAGCAATGATGATGAAAATTTGAAGTCCAAACAGGTTCGTCATTTGGAAAAACACCACGTTTAAGAGATTAGAGACTGAGAAGTGCTTTCTAGGTATATAGATGAACTAAGACTTAGCTTTTTTTCTGTCAAATGTCTGTGCTTGTAATCAAATATATGGGTCCAGTTCAGAACTTCAGATAATAATAACTGtaaatttaagatttttatttttcagtcaAAAGCTTGTAATCTAAGATATGAATCTAGTACAGTTAATTGTATATGTCATGATATTATTGTTATAGTGAGTGGTGACAATCTTGTTAAGAAGTTTCACATCGATTaataagtaagagg
This portion of the Trifolium pratense cultivar HEN17-A07 linkage group LG3, ARS_RC_1.1, whole genome shotgun sequence genome encodes:
- the LOC123913008 gene encoding disease resistance protein RPS5-like, with translation MSQHLFSCSDNIIEVRFQGATNLGDMYIPSTDDKVKQQIMDALRVRDQGENIIGLCGSVKRVKHFAKTAIRRAERDQLFQEIITTNVTKKPDITKIQAQIGKAIGLNFDDKGVVVKSTWWKFGNNKRITTAERAALLCAKMKELQTVLVVLNDVHGRLDLGEIGIPFGEDHNGCKILVTSTSVEVLSKKMKVHKLIEISET